Proteins from one Impatiens glandulifera chromosome 2, dImpGla2.1, whole genome shotgun sequence genomic window:
- the LOC124925300 gene encoding uncharacterized protein LOC124925300, which yields MAETTVPDFPGRISWKSVLCLKKIVMKFEEMDLVEKVYNTQFRYIVSAPVLQFSGTIEDYDDEEEGSEPEDEHEEPTSKPNTRKRKAALNLKEAVNLKRKLAYESSPANIPSPPSATSAGLPPTSSVGCKCEELKEEVKALKEELIKEVKEELKEMKTAYEETQTNHKAYMKKLVVSMCEQLLAKSNQRMATLIVKLDSMEEERKKKKKKKKSKLEKKANTEMKTNDMEMKDGKVEEESEKVEDITEDRKAEDSVVKVDETENNVKVDGGEIVNDVKNWLKDEATNDETKTVFTCEARKKLFVRVLTKSTWLKDPEIDAVCHLLRKRIEQYPKTYKHCKVSIGDCLLADMMRREYPNYKKDPEKFPIADVFSQYFWGAPYRHMPEWPLVDDIYVPLNIGNKHWVLCVVRVQDNHIDVYDCDSSIYRNLDPYMRPLCEMFPRIYAMGASDAELKRYPNFNFQKLTYKRLPHPAKNTVAKYGEVPRAEESGDCGVFMLMHMEYLTAGLGVEKAHIVEMMARAVEKKSHDA from the exons atggcagaaactACCGTTCCTGATTTCCCTGGACGGATTTCTTGGAAAAGCGTCCTCTGCCTTAAGAAGATTGTTATGAAGtttgaggaaatggatcttgtgGAGAAGGTGTACAATACCCAATTCAGATATATAGTCTCTGCGCCAGtgttgcagttctcaggaactatt gaggattatgatgatgaagaggaggGAAGTGAACCTGAGGATGAACATGAAGAACCTACTTCCAAACCAAACACCCGGAAGAGAAAGGCTGCGCTTAATCTCAAAGAAGCCGTAAacctgaagaggaagcttgcttatgaatctaGTCCTGCCAACATTCCTAGCCCCCCATCCGCTACTAGTGCTGGATTACCTCCAACATcttctgttggatgtaaatgtgaagAGCTGAAAGAGGAGGTAAAAGCGCTGAAGGAGGAGCTCATCAAAGAGGTGAAGGAGGAGCTCAAAGAGATGAAAACAGCTTACGAAGAAACTCAAACAAATCACAAGGCTTATATGAAAAAGTTGGTTGTTAGTATGTGCGAACAGTTATTAGCCAAATCCAACCAAAGGATGGCCACTTTAATTGTCAAATTAGATAGTATGGAggaggagaggaagaagaagaagaagaagaagaagagcaaattGGAAAAGAAGGCCAACACTGAG atgaagacgaatgaCATGGAGATGAaagatgggaaggtggaggaggagagtgagaaggtggaggatataaCTGAG GATAGGAAGGCGGAGGATAGTGTGGTGAAGGTGGACGAGACTGAGAataatgtgaaggtggatggtggggagattgtGAATGATGTGAAG AATTGGTTGAAAGATGAAGCTACCAATGATGAGACAAAAACTGTGTTTACTTGCGAAGCACGAAAGAAGttgtttgttagagttctaacaaagtccacatggcttaaagatcct GAAATCGACGCAGTCTGCCACTTGTTGCGCAAAAGGATTGAGCaatatcccaagacatataaacatTGTAAAGTATCAATAGGGGATTGCTTATTAGCAGATATGATGAGGCGAGAGTACCCGAACTATAAAAAAGATCCTGAAAAATTTCCAATAGCAGACGTATTTTCTCAGTACTTCTGGGGAGCGCCTTATAGACATATGCCAGAATGGCCACTAGTAGACGATATTTACGTGCCTTTGAACATTGGCAACAAGCATTGGGTATTGTGCGTCGTTCGTGTACAAGATAATCACATTGACGTTTATGACTGCGACTCGAGTATTTATAGGAATCTCGATCCATACATGAGACCTTTGTGTGAGATGTTTCCACGAATATATGCAATGGGAGCAAGTGATGCTGAGCTAAAACGGTatcctaatttcaatttccagaAACTGACATATAAAAGGTTGCCACACCCAGCCAAAAATACAGTTGCCAAATATGGGGAAGTCCCTAGAGCAGAAGAAAGTGGGGATTGTGGTGTATTTATGCTTATGCACATGGAATACTTGACTGCTGGTTTAGGTGTAGAGAAG gctcatattgttgagatgatggctcgtgcTGTTGAGAAGAAGAGTCATgatgcttag
- the LOC124927463 gene encoding uncharacterized protein LOC124927463: protein MGNCQAVDAAALVIQHPSGKIDRMYWSVSASEVMKINPGHYVSLIIPLPPVPGEEDQKTVKFTKVKLLRPSDTLILGHAYRLITSQEVMKVLRAKKQAKLKNQQELQNPILEGETGKSNDEVVEENNQVMRQQQRNKQHKAGQSSILAAGGRSKSWRPSLHSITETTS, encoded by the exons atGGGTAATTGCCAGGCCGTTGATGCAGCAGCACTTGTTATACAGCACCCAAGTGGGAAGATAGACAGGATGTACTGGTCGGTCAGTGCCAGTGAGGTGATGAAGATAAACCCAGGTCATTATGTCTCTCTCATCATTCCCTTGCCACCAGTTCCCGGTGAAGAAGATCAGAAGACAGTCAAGTTCACCAAAGTCAAGCTTCTCCGGCCAAGTGACACCCTTATTCTTGGTCATGCCTATCGCCTAATCACGTCCCAAG AGGTTATGAAGGTCCTTCGAGCAAAGAAGCAGGCTAAATTGAAGAACCAGCAGGAATTGCAGAATCCAATTTTGGAGGGAGAAACTGGGAAGTCTAATGATGAAGTTGTTGAGGAGAACAATCAG GTGATGAGGCAGCAGCAAAGGAATAAACAGCACAAAGCAGGACAATCATCCATTCTGGCTGCGGGGGGAAGATCAAAATCATGGAGACCTTCATTGCATAGTATCACCGAGACCACAAGCTGA